In the genome of Maribacter forsetii DSM 18668, the window TAAAAAAGTAAAAACCCTAAGTGGTGGTCAACAACAACGAGTTGCCTTGGCTAGAGTATTGGCGCAAAAACCAGAAGTGCTGCTTTTAGACGAACCGTTTAGTCATATCGACAATTTTCTTAAAAACAGCTTGCGTCGAAATATTTTCAATTACTTGAAAGAGAATCTTATTACTACCATTGTTGCCACGCATGACGTGCATGATGTTTTACCTTTTGCGGACCGCGCGGTTGTTTTACGTGATAAAGAAATTATAGCCAGGGCAAGACCTATGGAGCTTTATAAAAATCCTAAAAACTTGTACGTAGCCTCTCTTTTTGGCGAGGCCAGTATGATTTCTATAGATGTGCTGAAAACCTATGCGAATACCAAAAGAAAGATTATAGTATATGCACATGAGTTTCGCGTATCACCTTCTCAAGGCTTTCATGTTACCGTAGAAAAAGCATACCCAATGGGCAGTCATTACCTAACAGAAAGTAAAAGCGATGATGACGAAACCATCTTCTTTAACGCAGATAAACTATACCCTAAGGGGAAGGAATTGTTTTTGAATGTAGCCATTGAAACTATCAATCAACGCATACAAGAAGCCGCTGCTAATTAATACAAAAGCGAGTTGTGAACAAAGAACAAATTCTTACCGAATTACAATTTAAAGCCATTAGAAGTAGTGGTCCCGGAGGTCAGCATGCCAATAAAGTTTCCTCTAAAGTAGAATTAACTTTTCATATTGGAGCTTCGGCCGGACTAACAGAACGCCAGAAAAAAAGGGTGCTTCTGAAACTAGGTAACAAACTGAGTAAAGAGGGCTTACTAATTTTACAGTGCGATGAATCTCGCAGCCAACATAAAAACAAAGAGTTGGTTATTAAAAGATTCTTGAAACTTATAGAAAAATCTTTAGTAGTACCTAAAGCAAGAAAGAAAAGCAGACCCACTAGATCATCTATTGAAAAAAGATTGAAAGGCAAGAAAATCGCTTCTTTAAAAAAGCTGAATAGAGGTAAGCCAGACTACTAATATGTAAATCCATTTATGCGAAAATGGAATAGAATACAAATACGGTTATGGCTCCTGTTAGACCAAGCACTCCAGTGCCTAAGCCAAAAAGACGATACCCTGTCTTTACATTCATACGGCTCATTTGCGTTACCACCCAAAAGAAACTATCGTTTGCATGAGATATTACAGCAGAACCCGCACCAATAACAACTACGACTAGAGCTTTTTGTATTTCGGTATCAAAACCAAGTGATGACATCATCGGCATTATTATGGATGCTGTTGTTACCAATGCCACCGTTGAAGAACCTTGCGCTGTTTTCAACGCTGCCGCTAAAACAAAAGGCAAGAAAATACCCATATTATAATCGGTCAATGTTTGCCCTAGAATTTCTGCAATGCCGGAATTCTGTAATATTTTACCAAATATGCCACCTGCACCTGTAATCAATAAAATAGAAGCAGCATCTTTAATTGCTTTACCTACCCAACCAGCTGATGAGAGCATATCATAATTTAATTTTTTAGGCAAGAGCAGGCATAAGAATACGCCAATTAATAACGATATAACTGGCTCACCCACAAAATTGATAAAATCTAATAGTCCGTTTTCTTGTCCGATATCCATGGAGTTTAGTACGGACTTCAAAACAATTAGAAAAATGGGAACCAGAATGGGTATAGATGCTTTTAAAGCACTGGGCGAATCTTTAATTTCTTGTTCTGCTTCTAAAGCATCTTCAACATCAGGCGCTATCATGGTTTTAGATGCATATTTCTTAGCGAATATGATTCCGACAATCAAGGCGACAATACTTGTTGGAAACCCAAAGGCAATAACCAAACCTAAATCTGCACCAAGAATACCTGCTGCAGCTATAGGACCAGGAGTTGGCGGCACCATTGTATGTGATGCCATTAAACCCAAACCTAATGCTATTGCCGGACCGGCAATTGATATTTTAGCTTTCTTGGAAAGACTTTTATTCAAAGGATGTAGCAGCATAAAACCACTATCCGCAAACACCGGAATAGAAACAATATAGCCAATGATTCCCATTGCCATGGTTACCCGTTTCTTCCCTATTATACCCAATACTTTCTCCGCAATGGCAAATGCCCCACCAGTATGTTCTAGAAAAGCACCAATGATGACCCCAAGAACTATAATCAACCCAATTTTACCTAGCGTTCCGCCAAAACCGTCATTTATAGAAACAATGATATCAGCATAAGGCATACCTGCAAAAACGCCGTATAAAATTGAAATGATGAACAATGCTAAAAAAGCATGAATCTTAAGCTTTGTCGTTAATATAATTATGGCAATGACTGCAAGAAATAGGTAAAATATTTCCATGATTGGTGGCTGTAATTATTAATTGAGTTGAACTAAGTAACAATTTAACCAAATCCTATTTAAAAAGTTTAGTCAAGTCTTTCTATTTCAGCAAAGCACTAATTTACTTGCAAGGAGTCTAGCTTCTGTAATAATTCGATTCTTTTATCATTCCACCATTCCTAATGCGATTCTTTCTCTAGTTGCTCATCTACAATTAGCATAGCGTCATTGACTTTACCTTGCTCTTCTAACCCAAGCATTTCATAATAAGCAAAGGTTTGTAACTCAAAAACATTCTTGGTTCTTTTTTCAAAATACTTTGATAATTTTTCAGTTTCCTGATAAAATTTTTTGTCTATTAGCGAATCAAGTAAATTGAATATTAATTCCGTATCCGTATGAAACTCCTCTTTTAACTCACTATTAATTGTTTTACTATAAAAGTTAATTGCAGCTTGAGAACCTTTTTTGATAGTAATGATTTGAAGTGTATCACTTATTAACCTTTTAGGTTCTGAAACTTTTTTTACGATTAATGGATTGTAAATTAAAGTAGCAGCCGCTGGTATTCCATTACCACCTTCCTTTCCATAAGCAATTGAATCTGGTAGAATAGCAGTTACCTCATCTCCTTCAACCAAGTAGTTATTTAGTTCTTCAAACCCATTAATCATAAAAGTTACCCCATGAATAAATCTAATAATGGAATCTTCTTCTGTGGATGTTGACCAAAAAATGGAATCAGATTCATTTAGGTACAAATCCATATATGCTTCCACTTTAGATCTCGAATGAATTGGTCTGCCGTCACCCTCTTTTAAAAAGATATATTTTAATCCACTAGCTGTAATTATTGTATCACCTAATATTATATCTCTTCTCTCCTCTTTCCCTCCCTGATTACAAGAACTGAATGAAATAATTAAAACAAAAAGAAGAAAGATCTTTTTCATATTAATAGTTGAAATCATATTACACCAACAATAGCCAACTCCTTACCATTAAAACTAAAAACATCGCCTACTTTCTTACCAAACACAAGTTTACCAATAGGTGTTGCGGCAGAAATACAATAGACGGACTTAGGTTTGCTTTTAAATTCTCCTGCAGATATAGCAATGTAATATATGAAGGTATCTGTGATGACCAAACTACCCAACCCTACCGTTGGGGCATTTCTGTCTTTTGGTACTTTTGAAAGTAATTGTTGTGTTTTTTCTAATTCCGCCAATTGCTGACCTAATTTTTCTCGCTCTAATTGTATCATTGCGCGACCAGTCTCATGCTTGTCACCAGCACTGCTTTTTGTCTCTGAGGTTAAGGCAGACTCTAATTCTTTAATTTGATTCTGTATTCTAGTTGACCTATCGTCAACAAATTGCAAGCAAAAATTATGAGCGCCATTCTTTAAGTTATCAAGTGATTCAGTTTCCTTCAATGTGATACAGATCTGCTAGTTTATAGATCAAGTAATTTACGATTTGATTATCACTTTCACCACCACTTATCATGTTTTGAATCTCTATTTCATTTTCAGCCTTAAAATAATCTAAATCACCAGAGCGATCATCACTAAAAATATT includes:
- a CDS encoding ABC transporter ATP-binding protein — encoded protein: MLRVENLSFSYDKLPVLESIDLRIQRGEHVAIIGESGCGKSTLLKLMYGLMDLEQGEIFWEDEQILGPAFHLVPGMPFMKYLSQDFDLMPFITVSENISQYLSVFYPDELKERTQELLEMIELTEFADKKVKTLSGGQQQRVALARVLAQKPEVLLLDEPFSHIDNFLKNSLRRNIFNYLKENLITTIVATHDVHDVLPFADRAVVLRDKEIIARARPMELYKNPKNLYVASLFGEASMISIDVLKTYANTKRKIIVYAHEFRVSPSQGFHVTVEKAYPMGSHYLTESKSDDDETIFFNADKLYPKGKELFLNVAIETINQRIQEAAAN
- the arfB gene encoding alternative ribosome rescue aminoacyl-tRNA hydrolase ArfB, with translation MNKEQILTELQFKAIRSSGPGGQHANKVSSKVELTFHIGASAGLTERQKKRVLLKLGNKLSKEGLLILQCDESRSQHKNKELVIKRFLKLIEKSLVVPKARKKSRPTRSSIEKRLKGKKIASLKKLNRGKPDY
- a CDS encoding GntP family permease; this translates as MEIFYLFLAVIAIIILTTKLKIHAFLALFIISILYGVFAGMPYADIIVSINDGFGGTLGKIGLIIVLGVIIGAFLEHTGGAFAIAEKVLGIIGKKRVTMAMGIIGYIVSIPVFADSGFMLLHPLNKSLSKKAKISIAGPAIALGLGLMASHTMVPPTPGPIAAAGILGADLGLVIAFGFPTSIVALIVGIIFAKKYASKTMIAPDVEDALEAEQEIKDSPSALKASIPILVPIFLIVLKSVLNSMDIGQENGLLDFINFVGEPVISLLIGVFLCLLLPKKLNYDMLSSAGWVGKAIKDAASILLITGAGGIFGKILQNSGIAEILGQTLTDYNMGIFLPFVLAAALKTAQGSSTVALVTTASIIMPMMSSLGFDTEIQKALVVVVIGAGSAVISHANDSFFWVVTQMSRMNVKTGYRLFGLGTGVLGLTGAITVFVFYSIFA
- a CDS encoding FKBP-type peptidyl-prolyl cis-trans isomerase, producing the protein MKKIFLLFVLIISFSSCNQGGKEERRDIILGDTIITASGLKYIFLKEGDGRPIHSRSKVEAYMDLYLNESDSIFWSTSTEEDSIIRFIHGVTFMINGFEELNNYLVEGDEVTAILPDSIAYGKEGGNGIPAAATLIYNPLIVKKVSEPKRLISDTLQIITIKKGSQAAINFYSKTINSELKEEFHTDTELIFNLLDSLIDKKFYQETEKLSKYFEKRTKNVFELQTFAYYEMLGLEEQGKVNDAMLIVDEQLEKESH
- a CDS encoding GreA/GreB family elongation factor, with product MKETESLDNLKNGAHNFCLQFVDDRSTRIQNQIKELESALTSETKSSAGDKHETGRAMIQLEREKLGQQLAELEKTQQLLSKVPKDRNAPTVGLGSLVITDTFIYYIAISAGEFKSKPKSVYCISAATPIGKLVFGKKVGDVFSFNGKELAIVGVI